A genomic window from Solanum dulcamara chromosome 11, daSolDulc1.2, whole genome shotgun sequence includes:
- the LOC129873973 gene encoding LOW QUALITY PROTEIN: shaggy-related protein kinase epsilon (The sequence of the model RefSeq protein was modified relative to this genomic sequence to represent the inferred CDS: deleted 1 base in 1 codon; substituted 1 base at 1 genomic stop codon), whose amino-acid sequence MSSAGGKPITDALIDNFPKEINEMKIKDDKEGKEMEAAVVYGNGTETGHIIVTTILEGGGQPKQAKCLEIGETLAIKKVLQDKRCKNRELQTMRLLDHPSIVSLRHCFFSTTEKDELYLNLVLEFVPETVYRVLRHYSKASQRMPMIYVKLYTYQIFRALAYIHGIXVCHRDIKPQNLLANPPTHQLKLCDFGSAKVLVKGEPNISYICSRYYRAPELIFGATEYTNAIDIWSVGCVLAELLLGQPLFPGESGVDQLVEIIKVLGTPTREEIKCMNPNYTEFKFLQIKAHPWHKMRILSYVPIYKIHFLMHIKKLVTSTLDCTDFMPPEAVELVSMLLQYSPNLRCTVMSLETLAHTFFHELRDPNGRPLPPLFNFRPQELKGASQKLLNKLLPEHAKKQCPLVGY is encoded by the exons ATGTCTTCAGCAGGTGGCAAACCTATAACTGATGCGCTTATTGACAACTTCcctaaagaaataaatgaaatgaAGATCAAAGATGACAAAGAAGGAAAG GAAATGGAAGCAGCTGTTGTGTATGGAAATGGAACTGAAACAGGTCACATCATTGTGACGACTATTTTGGAGGGGGGGGGGCAGCCAAAGCAG GCCAAATGCCTTGAAATAGGAGAAACTCTGGCAATAAAAAAGGTCTTGCAGGACAAGAGATGCAAGAACCGAGAATTGCAGACTATGCGGCTTCTTGATCATCCTAGTATTGTTTCACTGAGGCACTGCTTCTTTTCGACCACAGAAAAGGATGAGCTCTATCTAAATTTGGTTCTAGAATTTGTACCTGAAACTGTCTACCGTGTGTTGAGACATTACAGCAAAGCAAGCCAACGGATGCCTATGATATATGTCAAGCTATACACATATCAG ATATTTAGAGCTTTGGCTTATATACATGGGATATGAGTCTGCCACAGGGACATCAAACCTCAGAATTTACTG GCCAACCCCCCCACACATCAGCTTAAGCTTTGTGATTTTGGGAGTGCAAAAGTCctg GTCAAAGGCGAGCCAAATATTTCATATATCTGTTCACGTTATTATCGTGCTCCTGAACTTATATTTGGAGCAACTGAGTACACCAATGCAATTGACATTTGGTCTGTGGGTTGTGTCCTAGCTGAACTGCTTCTTGGTCAG CCCCTCTTTCCTGGTGAGAGTGGTGTAGATCAGCTCGTCGAAATAATCAAG GTTCTTGGAACACCAACGCGTGAAGAAATCAAGTGTATGAATCCAAATTACACCGAGTTCAAGTTCCTGCAAATCAAAGCTCACCCCTGGCACAAGATGAGAATCTTGAGCTATGTTCCTATATATAAGATACATTTTTTGATGCACATCAAGAAACTCGTGACCTCAACCCTGGATTGTACTGATTTTATGCCTCCTGAAGCTGTAGAGCTTGTGTCAATGCTTCTCCAGTATTCTCCAAATCTGAGGTGCACCGTGATGAGT TTGGAAACTCTTGCTCACACTTTCTTTCATGAACTACGTGACCCTAATGGTCGTCCATTGCCACCTCTGTTCAACTTCAGGCCTCAAG AGCTGAAAGGAGCGTCT CAAAAACTCTTAAACAAACTGTTACCAGAACATGCTAAAAAGCAGTGCCCCTTAGTTGGGTACTAG
- the LOC129873971 gene encoding ATP-dependent RNA helicase-like protein DB10 encodes MAATATASSAGPRYAPEDPTLPKPWKGLVDGKTGYLYFWNPETNTTQYERPVAISHGGTAQHKSSVSVSSSVERPSQSQHPDRDDNRGTNGGLSKLSSGEGIQTARGNEHSRDGTSAPKGYSVPAAGSDISPDAYRRQHEISVTGGDVPPPFTSFEATGFPSEILREIHQAGFPAPSPIQAQSWPIALQGRDIVAVAKTGSGKTLGFLLPGFILLKQRRSNPQSGPTILVLSPTRELATQIQDEAVKFGRSSKISCTCLYGGAPKGPQLRDLDRGVDIVVATPGRLNDILEMRRVRLDQVSYLVLDEADRMLDMGFEPQIRKIVKEVPTRRQTLMYTATWPKEVRRIAADLLVNPVQVNIGNVDELVANKSITQYIEVLSYMDKQKRLDQILRSQEPGSKIIIFCSTKKMCDRLAQNLTRPFGAAAIHGDKSQGERDHVLSQFRTGRSPVLVATDVAARGLDVKDIRVVVNYDFPTGIEDYVHRIGRTGRAGATGEAYTFFCDQDAKHASDLIKVLEGANQQVPTELRDMASRGGGMGKARRQWDSGSGGREGGHGGRYDAGYGGRGGGRGGWEVPSSERSGRVYDSDSRDSDRNGDGSRDTEAPVSFHARSFHETMMQASQRGDRSRSRSPNRGSGWGDRKSRERSRSPSAERYRAPLQVPVGRSFHESMMACGRSAGDFREKVGGSYDDCQKDWEKERSPRRWQGDGKSGNRPRANNGEEEEGMFPEGR; translated from the exons ATGGCTGCTACTGCAACTGCATCTTCTGCTGGTCCACGCTATGCACCAGAGGACCCCACCCTTCCCAAACCTTGGAAAGGCCTAGTTGATGGTAAAACTGGATATCTCTATTTTTGGAATCCAGAGACCAATACTACCCAATACGAGAGGCCTGTTGCTATTTCTCATGGGGGTACTGCACAACATAAATCATCCGTATCTGTAAGTTCATCAGTTGAGAGGCCTTCTCAAAGTCAACATCCTGACCGTGATGACAACAGAGGTACCAATGGTGGCTTGAGCAAGCTTTCCTCTGGAGAGGGTATTCAG ACTGCAAGAGGAAATGAGCATTCCCGTGATGGAACATCTGCGCCTAAAGGTTATAGTGTTCCAGCTGCTGGAAGTGACATATCTCCAGATGCCTATCGCCGTCAGCATGAAATTTCTGTTACA GGAGGTGATGTGCCCCCACCTTTCACATCGTTTGAAGCTACTGGGTTTCCTTCGGAGATTTTGAGGGAG ATACATCAAGCTGGGTTTCCTGCTCCTTCCCCAATACAGGCACAGTCCTGGCCCATTGCACTTCAGGGCCGTGACATAGTAGCTGTTGCAAAGACTGGGTCTGGGAAAACTTTGGGTTTCTTGCTTCCTGGCTTTATTCTTCTAAAGCAACGTCGGAGTAATCCTCAATCAGGCCCTACTATTTTGGTTTTGTCGCCAACAAGAGAATTAGCCACACAGATACAAGACGAAGCTGTTAAGTTTGGTAGATCTTCAAAGATATCTTGCACG TGTTTATATGGAGGCGCCCCAAAAGGCCCTCAACTACGAGATCTGGACAGAGGAGTTGATATTGTTGTAGCTACCCCTGGTCGTTTgaatgatattttggagatgagAAGAGTTAGGCTGGATCAAGTTTCTTACTTGGTGTTAGATGAAGCGGATCGTATGCTGGACATGGGATTTGAACCTCAGATACGGAAGATTGTGAAGGAAGTGCCTACGCGGCGGCAGACACTGATGTACACAGCAACATGGCCAAAGGAGGTCCGCAGAATTGCAGCTGATCTATTGGTTAATCCTGTTCAGGTTAACATTGGGAATGTTGATGAGCTTGTTGCGAACAAGTCTATAACACAG TACATTGAAGTCTTATCATATATGGATAAACAAAAGCGGCTAGACCAGATCTTGAGATCCCAAGAGCCTGGATCAAAAATCATTATCTTCTGTTCAACAAAGAAAATGTGTGACCGACTTGCTCAGAATCTTACACGCCCATTTGGAGCTGCTGCAATTCATGGTGATAAATCTCAGGGTGAAAGGGATCATGTATTGAGCCAGTTCCGCACTGGCAGGTCCCCCGTTCTTGTTGCTACTGATGTTGCTGCTCGGGGCTTGGATGTCAAAGATATCAG GGTGGTGGTCAACTATGATTTTCCTACTGGAATAGAGGATTATGTACACAGAATAGGAAGAACTGGTCGGGCTGGTGCGACTGGTGAGGCCTACACATTTTTTTGTGACCAGGATGCTAAACATGCTTCAGATCTTATTAAAGTTTTAGAAGGAGCAAATCAGCAAGTGCCTACTGAACTACGTGATATGGCTTCCCGAGGTGGTGGTATGGGAAAGGCTAGGCGTCAATGGGATTCTGGCTCAGGTGGACGTGAAGGAGGACATGGGGGACGTTATGATGCTGGCTATGGTGGACGAGGTGGAGGAAGGGGTGGTTGGGAAGTCCCGTCATCGGAAAGAAGTGGACGTGTTTACGACTCGGATTCACGTGACAG TGATAGAAATGGTGATGGATCTCGTGATACCGAGGCTCCAGTGAGTTTCCATGCTCGTAGCTTCCACGAGACTATGATGCAGGCTTCACAGAGAGGTGATCGAAGTCGGAGCAGAAGCCCAAATAGAGGTTCTGGATGGGGTGATAGGAAAAGCAGGGAGCGCAGTCGTAGCCCTAGTGCTGAAAGATATCGGGCTCCTCTTCAAGTCCCAGTAGGACGCAGTTTCCATGAAAGCATGATGGCCTGTGGTAGATCAGCTGGTGATTTCAGAGAAAAAGTTGGAGGGTCATATGATGATTGCCAAAAGGACTGGGAAAAAGAGAGATCTCCACGTAGATGGCAAGGTGATGGGAAATCTGGCAATAGACCCCGTGCTAACAATGGGGAGGAGGAAGAAGGTATGTTTCCTGAAGGGAGATGA
- the LOC129873974 gene encoding phosphoenolpyruvate/phosphate translocator 2, chloroplastic-like, which produces METSTFYMSLPTPFLKPQKPPNQIFSSSSNNNKFNSALQHYALHKPKSFLIHKTSVPVLLKKQCRLDLFIVRAVAENAEESEVVKPKEVIQTLQLGAMFGIWYLLNICYNIYNKQVLKVFPFPATVTASQFGCGTLLILFMWGFRLHPIPKISKSQFKTIFLLAAIHTLGNLLTNISLGRVAVSFTHTIKAMEPFFTVLLSAMFLAERPSPWIVSSLVPIVGGVALASMTEASFNWIGFGSAMASNLTNQSRNVFSKKFMVKEEEALDNINLFSIITIISFILLVPPAILMEGIKLTPSYLQHAAASQGLYVQDLCVRLLLAGFCLHSYQQVSYMILQMVSPVTHAVGNCVKRVVVIVSSVIFFQTPVSPINSLGTALALAGVFLYSRTKRLQRKPKVA; this is translated from the exons ATGGAAACCTCTACATTTTACATGTCTCTTCCCACACCATTTCTAAAGCCTCAAAAACCTCCCAATCAAATctttagtagtagtagtaataataataaattcaacTCAGCTCTTCAGCATTATGCTTTGCACAAACCAAAAAGTTTCTTAATTCATAAAACTAGTGTTCCTGTTTTGCTCAAAAAACAATGTCGATTGGATCTGTTCATAGTTAGGGCTGTGGCAGAAAATGCAGAAGAATCTGAGGTTGTGAAGCCCAAGGAAGTGATACAGACTCTGCAACTGGGCGCTATGTTTGGAATTtggtaccttttgaatatctgttataatatatacaacaaacAGGTTCTCAAGGTTTTTCCATTTCCGGCGACTGTTACGGCATCTCAATTTGGCTGTGGGACTTTATTAATACTCTTTATGTGGGGATTTCGTCTTCATCCCATACCAAAAATCAGTAAATCTCAA TTTAAAACAATATTCTTACTCGCTGCAATTCACACATTGGGTAATCTTTTAACGAACATCAGTCTTGGGAGAGTAGCAGTTTCGTTCACTCACACAATCAAAGCAATGGAACCATTTTTCACCGTGCTTCTTTCCGCGATGTTTCTTGCAGag CGACCATCTCCTTGGATTGTATCTTCTCTGGTTCCCATTGTTGGTGGAGTAGCATTAGCATCAATGACAGAGGCCTCTTTTAATTG GATAGGCTTTGGCAGTGCAATGGCTTCCAATCTGACTAACCAATCGCGTAATGTATTTAGCAAGAAATTCATGGTTAAAGAGGAG GAGGCATTGGACAATATCAATTTGTTCTCTATCATCACAATCATTTCATTCATCCTTTTGGTACCTCCTGCCATTTTGATGGAAGGGATCAAGCTTACTCCATCTTATCTACAACATGCTGCT GCAAGCCAAGGTTTATATGTCCAAGATCTTTGTGTGAGACTTCTTTTAGCTGGATTCTGCTTGCACAGTTACCAACAG GTATCATACATGATACTACAAATGGTATCACCAGTGACTCATGCAGTTGGTAATTGTGTGAAGAGAGTAGTGGTCATTGTATCCTCAGTCATCTTTTTCCAAACACCTGTCTCACCAATTAACTCCCTTG GGACTGCTTTGGCTCTAGCTGGAGTCTTTCTTTATTCAAGAACAAAGAGATTACAGCGGAAGCCAAAAGTTGCGTGA